In the genome of Sphaeramia orbicularis chromosome 13, fSphaOr1.1, whole genome shotgun sequence, one region contains:
- the gpr4 gene encoding G-protein coupled receptor 4 codes for MCNISFCDVDSKVDQFFQPTLYIIVIVLGLPTNCMALWAAYMQVRQRNELGIYLINLSVADLLYITTLPLWIDYFLQHDDWIHGQESCKLFGFIFYTNIYVSIAFLCCISLDRYLAVAFPLRFAKVRRIKTAILVSAVVWIIEVVANSAPLFHDELFQDRFNHTFCFEKYPMQDWVAGMNLYRTFLGFLAPWTAMLVAYRGILAAVHCNVSTERQEKAKIQRLALSLILIVLLCFGPYHVLLLVRSVMFLRKPCDCSSEESLFAAYHVSLALTSLNCVADPILYCFVNEGARHDVGRALSALLSAACYKGSSTSPSHADMLNAGSVTMETPLSAKKQPCVYTDGSKTSSYKTELVALKEECLQMTILSVRK; via the exons ATGTGCAACATCTCCTTCTGTGATGTGGACAGTAAGGTGGACCAGTTCTTCCAGCCCACGCTCTACATCATAGTCATCGTTCTGGGTCTTCCTACCAACTGCATGGCCCTGTGGGCGGCCTACATGCAG GTGCGTCAGCGGAATGAACTGGGCATCTACCTGATCAACCTGTCCGTGGCCGACCTCCTCTACATCACCACTCTTCCTCTGTGGATCGACTACTTCCTGCAGCACGACGACTGGATCCACGGCCAGGAGAGCTGCAAACTGTTTGGCTTCATCTTCTACACCAACATCTACGTCAGCATCGCCTTCCTCTGCTGCATATCCCTGGACCGGTACCTGGCCGTGGCCTTTCCTCTGCGTTTCGCCAAGGTCCGACGAATCAAAACAG CGATCCTGGTCAGCGCCGTGGTTTGGATCATCGAGGTCGTGGCCAACTCCGCTCCTCTCTTCCATGATGAACTCTTCCAGGACCGGTTCAACCACACCTTTTGCTTTGAGAAATATCCCATGCAGGACTGGGTGGCAGGGATGAACCTCTACAGGACCTTTCTGGGTTTCCTGGCTCCGTGGACGGCCATGTTGGTCGCCTACCGTGGGATCCTGGCGGCAGTTCACTGCAACGTTTCCACGGAACGCCAGGAAAAGGCCAAAATCCAGCGTTTAGCTTTGAGTTTAATTCTGATTGTTTTGTTGTGCTTTGGACCGTACCACGTCCTCCTCCTGGTGCGGAGCGTCATGTTTCTGAGGAAACCGTGCGACTGTAGCTCGGAGGAAAGCCTGTTCGCTGCCTACCATGTGTCATTGGCGCTCACCAGCCTCAACTGTGTCGCTGACCCTATTTTGTACTGTTTCGTCAACGAGGGAGCTCGGCATGACGTCGGACGAGCCCTGTCGGCGTTGCTGTCAGCGGCCTGTTACAAGGGCTCGTCCACGTCGCCGTCGCACGCGGACATGCTCAACGCTGGCtcggttaccatggaaacgccgttgTCGGCAAAGAAGCAGCCTTGTGTATATACTGACGGGAGCAAAACGAGCAGCTACAAGACGGAGCTGGTGGCTCTGAAGGAGGAGTGTCTGCAGATGACCATCCTCAGTGTGAGGAAATGA